The genome window AGTTAAAATCCCGCTTTTAGCACTCGGAATAATCACCCGCGAAATCGTCTGCCAGCGAGTTGCCCCCAGCCCTGCAGACGCATTGCGATATTGTTTAGGAACCGCCCTAAAACTATCAATTGTCATCGAGGTCATTGTTGGTAAAATCATCAAAAACAATACACAAGTAGCAGCGAGAATCCCAAAGCCAGTGCCGCCGAAAATGCGACGTAAGAAGGGAACGATTACTGTTAAACCGACATAGCCATATACGACGGATGGAATTCCGACTAATAATTCAATGGTCGGTTGAAGAAACTTATATGCGGTTGATGGCAAAATCTCTGTGATTGCAATAGCTACTACTAAGGCAAGCGGCAAAGCAATTACTCCTGACAAAAGAGTAACGCTAAAAGAAGTGGCGATCATCGGTAAGGCCCCGAATACATGATCACTTGGCCGCCATTTAATCCCACTTAGAAAATCCCACAATGAATAGTGATTGCCAGTAAAGAGGGCAATTCCTTTCCAAGTTAAAAAGATTAAGATCGTTGCCACTAGTCCCCCAATTAAAGTAATTGCAAGATAACTAATTACTTTCCCTGAGGCTTCCTGCTTACTTTCAACCGAGGGCTGTGTCAAACGTTGTCGTAAGTCTTCCATCGTACTATTTCCTTTCAGTTACTTTCCCAGTTGGTGTTTTTTCAACTTTCATATCATGAATGCTAATATAGTGAGCTTCTGTTACAAGCGTCTTTTGAACTTTCTCGCTTTGCATATACTTAATGAAATTTGCAGTTGATTGGGATGGCTGTTTTTGCGTATACATGTGCTCATATGACCATAATGGCCACTTATTAGTCGTAATGTTATCAGCAGTTGGCGCTACTCCATCAAGGCTAACTGACTGAACTTGGTCATTAAGATAAGCAAATGCAATATAGCTGATTGCCCCTGGTGTATTTCTAATAATTTCTTTGACTGTCCCGTTTGAATCTTGTTCTTGAGCATTTACCGCCTGCATCCCCGGTTTCAATACCGTCTGTTCAAACGCAACCCGTGTTCCA of Limosilactobacillus reuteri subsp. reuteri contains these proteins:
- the pstC gene encoding phosphate ABC transporter permease subunit PstC, whose amino-acid sequence is MEDLRQRLTQPSVESKQEASGKVISYLAITLIGGLVATILIFLTWKGIALFTGNHYSLWDFLSGIKWRPSDHVFGALPMIATSFSVTLLSGVIALPLALVVAIAITEILPSTAYKFLQPTIELLVGIPSVVYGYVGLTVIVPFLRRIFGGTGFGILAATCVLFLMILPTMTSMTIDSFRAVPKQYRNASAGLGATRWQTISRVIIPSAKSGILTAMVFGMARAFGEALAVQMVIGNTTVMPTGLMHSAATLTSVLTTGIGNTVMGTISNNALWSLALILLVMSLAFNLLMRLVSRKGVK